One Echinicola strongylocentroti DNA window includes the following coding sequences:
- the hisB gene encoding bifunctional histidinol-phosphatase/imidazoleglycerol-phosphate dehydratase HisB has translation MKKVLFIDRDGTIIKEPPVDYQVDSLEKLEFYPKAISNLRKIAEETDFELVMVTNQDGLGTDSFPEDTFWPAQYKMLKTLEQEGVVFDAIHIDKTFEHENASTRKPRTGLLTQYMEGDYDLARSFVIGDRKTDVQLAKNLGAQAIFIGEEAAEGAAISTTSWDEIYEFLRLPARKGSVERSTSETQIKITVNLDGSGKCAIDTGLPFFDHMLEQLGKHGGTDLEIKVNGDLHIDEHHTIEDTALALGEAYLKALGDKKGIYRYGFLLPMDDVLAQVAIDFGGRPWMMWEAEFNREKIGDMPTEMFYHFFKSFSDTAKCNLNIKAEGNNEHHKIEAIFKGFARAIKMAVKRDIAALNQLPSTKGVL, from the coding sequence TAGATCGTGACGGAACCATCATCAAAGAGCCACCGGTAGACTACCAAGTGGACAGCTTGGAAAAACTGGAATTCTACCCCAAGGCCATTTCCAACCTGCGAAAGATCGCCGAGGAAACTGATTTTGAACTGGTGATGGTGACCAACCAAGATGGTTTGGGGACCGATTCATTTCCGGAGGACACCTTCTGGCCTGCCCAGTACAAAATGCTCAAAACCTTAGAGCAGGAAGGGGTAGTCTTTGATGCCATCCACATAGACAAGACCTTTGAGCATGAAAATGCTTCCACGCGAAAACCACGGACAGGACTCCTTACCCAATACATGGAAGGAGATTATGACCTTGCTCGCTCCTTCGTCATCGGAGACCGCAAAACCGATGTTCAGCTGGCCAAAAACCTTGGCGCCCAAGCTATCTTCATCGGTGAGGAAGCTGCCGAAGGAGCTGCCATAAGCACCACTTCTTGGGATGAGATCTATGAATTTTTACGACTTCCAGCCCGAAAGGGGTCAGTAGAAAGAAGCACTTCAGAAACCCAAATCAAGATCACTGTCAACTTGGACGGATCAGGGAAATGTGCTATTGACACTGGGTTGCCCTTCTTTGATCATATGCTGGAGCAGCTGGGCAAGCATGGCGGTACAGACTTGGAGATTAAGGTCAATGGCGACCTGCACATCGACGAGCATCACACCATCGAAGATACGGCATTGGCACTGGGCGAAGCCTATCTCAAGGCATTAGGTGATAAAAAGGGCATCTACCGCTATGGTTTCTTGCTGCCAATGGATGATGTGCTTGCCCAAGTCGCAATTGACTTCGGAGGACGTCCTTGGATGATGTGGGAAGCCGAGTTCAACAGGGAAAAAATAGGTGATATGCCTACGGAAATGTTTTACCACTTCTTCAAATCCTTCAGTGACACAGCCAAGTGCAACCTGAACATCAAAGCCGAAGGAAACAATGAGCACCATAAAATAGAAGCCATTTTCAAAGGCTTCGCACGCGCCATCAAGATGGCCGTAAAAAGGGATATCGCAGCACTTAACCAACTCCCCAGCACCAAAGGTGTGCTATAA